Within the Periophthalmus magnuspinnatus isolate fPerMag1 chromosome 7, fPerMag1.2.pri, whole genome shotgun sequence genome, the region aaCTGACACTAATCCAAGTCTTGAAATATCATTTTGTCAACCGTCTATACTTGACCGGTACAGACTGTTGTTAATAGTTGTCTTGGCTTTCTCCACATAGTCAAGTTACGGAGACATAGAAGTGTCCTTTAGTTTCCTGACATAAGATTATTAAAAAGCATTTCCGGTGGCACCTGCATCAGGCAAAGGGAAGGTTACTCTGACAAGGATAATTTCACGGGTTTGATTCGTCTGCTGGCTGAGTTGTCAGGCAGTTTGTCTGGGCCTGAAGTTGCTGAAACGTTCGTGGGCTCTGAGACTTCTGCTGGAGATGGTGGTGCTGTGGAGGAGGGGCTCTCGTCAGAGGAAGAGCTTTGTGTAGTGGTTGAAGCTTCAGTGTTTGTTAAGGGAGATGAtgccacaagggggcgctcttTTGGCTTCCTGCCTCGTTTCTTTCCAGCGGTGGCTCCGTTTCTTACCTCTGCTTTGGGCAAATTGTTCTCCATTGAAGGCTTGCTCTTGCTGAtgctgctgccactgctgctgctgctgctggaaaCAACTTGAGTATCTGAAGCTCGGAACCAGTTCTGAggcaaacaaacagaacaagagTGAAACCTTGTCCTCCCATTTTTACCATTGAAGACAAAGAAATCCAACCCAATTACCTTGTttaatttcaaaaacatatttaatcagTCTGTGTTCATTATGCAATGCATTATGCTTTTATTACTAACAATAACCCACCTGTGAGTGTGTCTTGTTGATGTGATACTTAACGCCACTCTCTGAACTGAACTCCTTCTGGCAGATGAGACACGTGTACTTGCCCAGCTCTCCTCCACCCTGCAATACAAATTCTTAAATAGACATCCTCACAGATAACCGTTACAACTGTTTAAGTGAGCAACACTGCATTTACTTTCTGTTTCCGTTATGACTAGGGCTTGATGTGGTTAAATAACAAGTACCTGGCTGCAGTTAGCGAGGTGGGCCTTTAGTCCTGATACACTTGAATACACAGCTTCACAGTTCTGTAAAAAGGGTGTAACATGGGTTGGTTTCATAATGTTTTGATGATGCTAAAACAAGTACTACTGACATCAACAAGTGGGATTTCAAAGCATGTAGTGACTCATATCTGCCAACTGTCTGATTCCACACTGtgcacaaatatttttttgttgtttttactaaTTAACATTATTATGTAAATAATACGTACAAAGACTTGAAAAGACTGACGAAGGCAGTAGTAAATAATTGAATGATAAGGCAATACTCAatttaatcaaatttaaattacCAATTCGCAtaataaggcaaggcaaggcaagtttatttgtatagcacaactcGTACACAAGATACACGATTTCAACTGAAACTACTTACTTCATTTATGCAACAGATAAAGCCCTTCTCCTTCACTTGGTTTTTCCATGATTCTAACAGCTCAGGGCTGAAGTGAGGAAGGCCAGGCCGGGTGTAGTTTAACTAATATCCAAAATGTAGAAATCACATTAAATACGCTAGTGTTCCCATGcttagtattgtactttgtttcaATATTCTCCTTACCCTTTTAGTGTCTGGTACCAGGTCGTCTTTAATGCGCCTCTTTGTGCCCCAGTCTTTTGCTAGTTCATCTTCAGCAATCTCCTGTAGGTGGAAGACAGCGACTTGGGCCGACCTGCGCCTCACTCTGCCGCTGGGGGTACGTTCAAAGTCGTCGGCTGAACTGGAGTTGTTCTGAGAGGGCTGCACAGGgactctccccttctctttatCCCTGTCTTTTACTGTTGGCTCTTTTTGCTTCTCCTTCGCCTGGCTCGCTGTATTGTCTGGCCAGTCCCTCTTCTCAGGTAAGCCACAGTGCTCCTTCTTGTGTCCTGATGTTGGTTTCTCGGATTCCTAATAGAAAATGTGTCATTATATTCTTTACCATACAAGTACTtttctgctttgcctggaatgttccaatgtATGGAATTACATTTGTCTATcctgcatttactcaattacaggtgttttaattactaaaaaaataacttgaaaaatgtgtattcttATTGTGAAGAGGGTCGCctatccatagatctgacctgtaactcagccACTTGtatgtctccattgagatgaatacatttaatactATACTGGGAAACATTCCAGACCAAGCAATAACTTTTCCGTGGACACAAGCagactccccaccagaaaagttacagatcaACTTTAACATgacatattttacattattttgataaacttttatttaactgaacCTCTAAAATCAACATGTGGTCAAATGTCATACCCGCTCTTTGCCTGTGTTGTTGTTGGTATCTGTGTTGTTGGTGGTGAGGCTCAAGTGCTCCGTGCGAATGTGGTAGTCTTTTCCAGCCTTTGAACGGTAGGATTTCCCACAGTGCTGGCAAATAAACACAGGCTTGTCATCCTCAGAAGAATCTCGGCCACATCGCTTCTGGTGATACTGATATCCCATCAGGCTGGAGAAGTGGGCTGAGCATCCCTGTGAAGGGGAATGGAAGACAAAAAGAGAAGTTTTCAGCATcataaacatattcaaaatgagAGGTATgaactaaaatgtcaaattaataACTGTTGAGCAAGTAGGTATGAATTTGCCATGGATGCTGCCATTAATTGTACCCCTCCTTTCATTTGTatggttttgtatttttcaagcCACCCAGAGAAAGGATGCATTGTTGACTTGCTGTTACAAATGTACATTGAATATATACAAATTAATCTACTTAATCTAATACTTTAGTTGCAAGTATGGGTTAGTAGCAGTTAGAAGTAGAAGTGGGCAGGGCAGAATGAGGTGGATATTTGTCAGTGTTTACCCAAAAGTAACACATTTTCATCAAATCAAACAACCCAATATAAAACATGGTGTTATATAGAAATATGAAAggttagtatttattttagtcataTGCATTCTGTAATATTGTAACAGCATGTTGAAACGGTGTTGTCGGGCAACATTTCAGTAACAAGGCGTGAGGGGGAAACAGACTGAAATAGCAAATGCCTGAGGAGTGGGAGTTACAGAAGTCGAAGTGGCAGGTGGAGAAAATCTGACATGACAGACAGTAGGCCTACTGtataaacaaaatgacattgcCGTAATAAAAAGGTATTGGCTAATTCATTGGTCCAGTCCCACACCTGGACTTCTGTTAAGGACATGTAACATAAATGCAAcataataaatcacattttcatTACATGTAGAAGCATTATAGTATATACAGGGCCGTTGTACCACTCCTGCCATGACTGAATAAAGGAGAAGACTGTGCCATCATAACAATAACAATGTTGTGCCACTGTATGtaaaaaaacagcattaaatACTAGAAAACATTAGgcacatgaaataaaaagtcAATGCTTTCTAAATGTTTGGACCAGTAAGGAGTATTGTGTGGAGAAAGGCATCTGGTGTGAAACATATAACTAACCAATTTAATTTATCAATGATTTAAAGGAAAAAGACAAAAGGACACGAGACAAATCACTAGAAAGCAGGCAAGAAGAAGTAGACAAAGAAAGGGAAAAGATGAATTCCAGTCGTGAGCGTGCACACCTCACTAGGACACTTGATTCGTCCCATCTGTTTGAGCACTCTgcgcagtctctctctctcctcgtgcTCGCCCATTGTCTGGTCGTCATTCCCAGAGGACTGTGGGGAACCAAACACAATGTCACATGCAACAAACTCAACACACTTCGACAACAAGCAGACCCTTTCTTACTGTGCTATGGATGCCACTGGCAGATTCATTATCAATTAATAAACAgcagttttgttgtttacatttgttctggtttatttAGGTTTTTCTTCAGTTAGATAATCCCTATTTCATTTTATAGAAACCATAAGTAGTACTTTAAGTATTAGTAGCATAAATGTGTTTTCCATTTCAGCTACTCTGGCTGTGCCAGGACCATTAAATGGTTTCACGATGAAGCAGTTACTCAAAGCATGTTTATGACAACTGTCAAATCTTATGTTTTCACTCCAGTATTGACTGGTGCTATAAACCAACACCATGACAAgaacaacagatggtatttggatggcacagaggagagaggaaaatgtGTACAAGTGCATGGTAATAAATCACAATATGGAAAAGTGCGAGCATTTCATAGTGAAATGCATTATATGTACAGTAAGTATGTGATAGTAATAGCATAACAAACTAAATTAGTACAAAATAAATCTTGCCAAATCCCCAGGTTTGAAAAATAAAGCAcaataatgtgtaaaaatgtgtaaagattCCATAATGGTGATCAGATGTTACGGACAGCAGGATAGCTGGAGGCAGACCAGGACTAGTGTATGTACATAAATCACACAGAAGCCTGAGGGCAAAAGAAAAGACACTCATTCAGTCTTTGATTTACACTGGCAGGAGTTGAACCAAGAAACTACATCAGCATGCATTCTTAATGGCCTTTTGAcatgggagaaagaggaagtatgaacaagagagagagtgtgaacaAGCAGCAGAAACGCACTTATCAAGGTCAGACTCAGTAGGGAGCTTCTGTCCTTCTGTTGGCCCACTCTGATGTCCCACACTCTATACATTGTATAAATCATATCATTCTGCCACAGGGATTCAAAAGCCTCTGCACTCTTAGTGCAAGTCCCAAGCCAGGAAAACTGAGCGGTGTTCTGTCTAAGAGGGCATCTGATTTAAAAGCTATAACAAATTATAACTGGATATTTCTTGGAGGCAGACAAACTGGCCTAAAATAAATAGCTCTACTTTAAAGAATGATAAAGAAtcattttgaaatgtacaaaaactaGGTTGACAGATATTACACCTCTACATGCTATGTATCACCATGTGATCAGTAGCTAAATGATTGGACAACAAAtgatacaacaataataataataataaaaataataaaagatctTATAAACTGTACATGTAGAGCACAGAAACAACTAAcaagtgaaagtgaaatatgAAGTAATGCTATTTAATTTTGCTCTGCAACAGCACAGAAATAGTATAGTGTATACCACAGCCATTAATGTTTCACAATCCTTTCTAAAACAGGGAGTGTTGAATTATTCAGCACCTTTCATAAGAATACGACTGCTCTAATGCAATGTAATGAATATCTTAATGAGGTCTTGCTTTCAAGAATTCAGGTACTTTGACAGAAAGAACTATTTTATTATGTAGGATGTAAATACTAACTACACCACAGGATGATTctgaatttatttttgtcatgaaGCTAAAGgcatttattaaaaatgtatcaaaaaccTGTAAAGAACATTCAAATAAATAGGACTGTAAAGTTATAAACAAGCTTGTTGTCAGTGATTATTCATTGGAAAAGTCAACCAAAACTAAGCGGATGTTATTCTCAATGACTATAGTTGTAAATGTATCTTAGTATTTGATTTCGCACAACTTATTTGGATGATCTTCCAGACATAACTAAGCTTGAGATTGGCACAAATCGTAAACTGAAGGATTGCACCTCTATTTGTTTCACTTATGAAATTATAACACATAagatataatgtaatgtatttatgATGGCCTGTTAATCTCTAGCACAACATGAAACTCAGCGCATATTGACTCTTGTAggtgtatgaacatgcattaGGTTACATAGCCTCAAGTGCAAGTCTAACTGCTGTTTGAATGAGAGCAGTTTTGGTGTGGTGTCCAGTTTCTTAGCAGCAGCTCGTGGTTTGTAGGTCAGTGTCACTGCGGTGTACAAGCCTCAGTCTGAGATTctcaagtaacaaaataaattacGGAGGGTCAAGGATCATGGACTGGTCACTGTTAAATTTGACTTAACACTTGCAAGTGAAACCAGCAAGAAAGTTTGTCGAAAAACAGTAACACAGGTGCCAGTTTGGAAAAATGTACTTAGTATATCCAAAGAAAGCCTattataaagtacattttagtgacaaaatatatatagtattatTGGTGATCTGTTGAGTGTGTGACTGaacaaacaataacaaataattGATATGCACATTAAAATTCTATTAAGAATGTCCACTTGATTGCATAATACAATACTGAGAGGGTTTACCTTAGTGGTGTGCTCAGCCATGTTGTGGTAATTTAATCCAGCCTTAGACCTGAATTGTTTGTGGCACTGCTGGCACTTGAGAGCGTCCTGGAGCTAAAACGAATAggaaagcataaaaaacaactataaaactgaaaaaaaatcagttacacattttactacatttatCACCGTGGCAACATTTTGACCACAGCCAATGAAAAAGATTTATTTAACTCCAGCAACATAAAAACGTCTTTCAAGTTTTGTTGCACGAGATTTTCACTTTGCTTCAATATTGATTTGGACACAAGATTTTTCTCTGTTGATTGACCCAGAGGAAATGTGAGGATTGTGTCATTGCTCAGTAACACTCTGTCACTTTAATAAAGCCACGAGGCAGACAGGATTATAATAGCTGTGGACACACTTTGGAGACCAGGGCTTATTGGGCTAATGTATTCCATTTCTGGTGTAATACTACACAATtatctgctttatttattttatttttttatttacactgacCCAAAGTACTTCAGACAAGTAGCTGAATTAGCTCTAATAGTGACTGTACTACATTCAGCTGTTGGGTTCACTGACCTTCTGGCAGATCTCCATGTGTTTTTTCAGTCCTTGAACAGTTTTTCTGGTCACAATTGAGCAGGTGGGACACACAACTTCACCTCGCTCAGAAATGGATCGCTGCCACTGAGTATCAGGAACAACACCTGGGGAGTCAGGAAAGCACCCAACACTGTACTCACATACTTcagtaaaatactttaaaataccATTGTACTGGTATGGACAGTAAAGTTTTATTAGTAAAaactgtatgtattttttttcttgtcactATTGTTTTCTAAAAATACATGACACTCTAACATAGCCATAAAGGTATGTATTTTTCTATCACAAGGCCTGTTCGATGTAAAGGGAAACTGAACATCTGCCACTCCATACTGTCTGATGTTGACATGATacaaatgtataataatatCCTTTTACCAGAGCTGGTTGTGGCTGGATCTTTCTTAGATAAAACAGGAGTGGGTCTCTTCTGTGGTTCCTCAGTGACTGTCCCTCCCTCTGATCTCTTCACACGACCAGCTTTGAGCTTTTCCTCCACCTTAGTCATTCCTGCAAACATCATTACTATGTTAATTAAAGTCAACTGCTAATGTAAATTCAATCAAAAAAGTCAAGTCCATAACCAAAGCATAGAGAATAAAATAGCTATAACATGGATTACCAAACAGTTGTTGAGACATTTCATAGTTCACGGTCATGTGCTCAAATAAAATTGTGTGGATTACTTTAGTAGCATCAATGAATAAATATGAATCCAAGTCCGGGTGTATGCATTTGAATAACTGATTAATATAAGAAAACATTAGCTACAATAGAACATTTAATGGGCAAAAAATGATTTCTAACAGTGGGGGACAGGCACAATCACTAGGCAATAATATGATGAAATTTCCTCATACTGAGGCTCACCATTCATTACACTTCAGGAAGtttataaaaacatacatttctttGGATGGTAGTTTATGACACTTATCTGGCCTCTATATACCTTCTATACCTTTCATCTTATTCACCCACCTTTCAAACCAAATGTGCCAGAGATAGAGGGCTGTTCCCCAGTGAATTTCTTGGgagttttctgttttcttccttgaagtgaaaaacaaaacaataaccatTCATAATTAAATGATTAAATTCATTATTAGAAATATTCTCTgaaatatttttgagcaaatttCTGACAATCAATGATCAGTAAAAAATTCTATGAAGTATATATCTCTCCAAGTGAAAACATTCTAATGCAGAAGACGGTGGTTGTTAAATAATTTGAATGTACAGCAGTCTTACTGTGTTTCATTCTCTCTGGATCTTCATCGGGGTAAGATGGAGGGAGGCCCCCTTCACTCTCACTGCCTCCTGCGTCTGATGATGTGCTCTGGGACTGGGACTGAAGCTGTGCTGGTACAGATGGTACAGACTGGTGGAGGTTGGGTGAACTCTGGTTCTGTATGTGTGATTTCCTGTCAGCCTTCTGATGGGACAGTTCTCCGTTCTGTGACGGCATGGACGCCTCATGGgtcttttttactttaaagaaCACAGAGGATGGGGGACTGTTCTCCATAGGTCTGAACACACAAGAAAAGAGGCAGTTTagcattatacacacacaggcacattaTTAAGTAGGTCACTGTTGGAGGGAATTACACCAATTCAGTCCTAAGGCAAAATTAGTAAACTAGACCATATGTGGCCACAGCTCtgctaaatggaaaaaaaaaatcctatacAGTATTACATATTAAAGTAATGACAACGATATGTGGGCAAAATGCATCTGACATTCATTCATCATTACTACATTGATGAGCTTTTCCTGAAATGCTATACGTTATACTATAAGGTTTTGTGGCTGAATTAGAGCAGGCCAAAAGTAAAACAGTAGCAGAcctttaaacatgtaaaaaaataacaaaaatcaaaatgactcaGGATGTCACACCAGTCCACTTGACATTTTCCATTATACTACTTTCTTTAGTCCAAAATGAAAAGCCTCACAGATGAAACAGCAAAGAAACAGGCTGAATTACTATTCCTATGATAATGAACCATGATGTAACAGTAAATTGTGGTCACCTTTTCTTGACGCTGGACTTGACATGGCTCTTGTGTATCTTCGGCTCCTCGTCCTTGGGTTGCTTGGCAGTGCGCTCTGGGTGGTTCCATAGTTTGTGCTTCTCCAGACGAATCTTTGTGGCGAACACGGCCTCACAGTAGGGGCAGCCATGACTCAGCTTCTCTGCTACAGTGGACTGGacacagagagcagacagagtTAGAAGATGCAtgattacacatttaaaaaggtttattattattggtctaatccaaaataatataaaaaacacaggtTATGAAGTCCCAATAAGTACtttgtaactaaataaatatatatattttttaatttttttattctggCTAAATAAATCGTTGATAATGGAACAAATTTAACAGTTAGCACTCAGTTAATTATCTTGCTCAGTTTgtcctatattatacattaCTATTATCTTAAATTGTTCACATGCAATCAACTGTTACACTTTGCTGAAGTCAGAGCAATAAATGGCGGTTTTGTGATTTAGTGGCTAATGGTAATGCCACAGACAATGTGTATTATGAAAATGGGTTAATTGATCAtctttttaaatctgttttagtTGGAGTATTCTGTGTGAAGTGCACGGGCAGAGTTCATAGAACATGTTCACAGCATGAAGAGGCAGTGGGGCTGACTCACCCCCTGGCAGCGCTGATAGTGGTACTTGACTCCGTAGATGCTGGGAAACTCCAACCAACAGCCTGAACACGGACACCTCACCCGCGAGCGCCGCTTAAACTCCTCCTTCCACTGTGCTATCAAATGAGCCTGCACAGAGATCAAAACAGATATATCAATATTAAACTGATCATATTATCTCAAAGAGCACACTTTTCATTCTGCGTTTGCAGTGTTCAGCTACTATGGGCTCAAAAGCTGTACAGTAAGTTAAATTAAGAAGTCAGGTCTAATAGGGCAAAAGGTTGCATGGTTATCTTTCATCTTAGTTTACTTACAGGAATAGTTTTTAGTTCTTGCACTTCTGTTTTAGGACGGCCACtttttttcttcccctctgtcAAGTCATCAAACATGGGACctgtgaaaacaacaacaatacattGATTGTTGCTGTACTTTCGTAGGGCGCACAACATAGCTAAAATAATTCAAGGGAAAGGGCATATACAGAAACCACTTATTCATGGGGTTTGTGTGCCTGTATACAGCAAGAGCCAGTGGAAAGAAGACACTTACAGTACGCATATATATGcaatgctatttttattttatgcccAAATGTGCATCCCTTCATTGTATTGTTACTACCTCAGTTCATCTCTAACATCACAAAGTCCTTGTTGGTCTTTATGGCCATTGTCTGTGCGTCGCATGCAAATATAGTCTGGTTCATTACAAACTCAACACTATATTTAGATCTAGATTATGCTCTGTGAAATGCATGCAGGTTAAATAAGGTAATAAACAAAGGTCTTCTTCCCTTGACTGCAGAATAGGATGCTGCATGTAAGAGAGAAGTAAAACTCAAAGAAATGTGTATATAACACACAACGATTGCAATTTAACTTGTAGTATGTCTCCTACTTTTTCATCTGTTTGTTCTCTTAATTTCTCTGTATGAATAATCATTTAAATATTAGTGATTTCAATTACGATTGAAATACTCaggatcattattattattttattccatAATTGAGCTTCCTTATCAAATGCGAAACCATGTGTCGCCAGATTGTAGCTGTACAGAATTTTCACTTTGAGTGAAGCAGGTTTAAGTATACCAACTTGCAGCATAATGGAATCAACTGAGTAATAATGTAGGTACAAAACATGCCAGCCAGCGTGAGATTGGATTTTAAACCACATAGTTTGTGACATATTCATACAAATGTAGAAACAAGCCAAATTCAAACCATTATAGAGTGTGAAAATTAGATACGTATGCATAGATATGAGTGTATTAATATTCTCTAGACACAAGAGTGTCTCTCTGTTAGCTGTCTGGGTAGCAGCTGGAGAGGTGAGGTAGTCCACGGTGCAGCTCTTTTGCTGAGGAGGAAATTGAGCATGCATCCTAATTCCTGTCTGAGAAAATAAAGGCCTTGTAAAAGAAAGGCATAATTAATGAAAACTGCTCCAGGGAAAGATATGCTATTGTTGCTATGGGGATACGCTTGTCTCAGTTACCATGATAATACGAGAGGCTCCCGTTAGGCAAGAAGAACAAATAGGTCCAAATGATTTCTCTACTGAGACCGGGTTAAGACAATACTGattatttaattcatttattgtagtaacattttattacagtatCAACTATGAGCAACAAAAGTGTATTATTTTAATACACTTTATTTTGCCtgtctgtttgtattgttatttgaaTGTCTgacttgtttgtttctgttggtgtttgttttttttctatgtcgAGATGCACTAGGGTGAAAAGATGATCCACCCAGGAAAGGCCATAATAATCACCATTTTGTTACTGACATGGTTGATATGTGACAGCACTGCACATCTGACTGAAGGCGACAACAGGTTACATAACACAGGACGCCACTCACCCCCCTCCAGGACCATCTAACCCCTCTGCCCTCAGGACGGAGGTACAGGGCGATCAGGTGCAGGAGGGCTCGGTTCGGTAGAAGCCTGGTCCCAGTGGCCATTGCTTTCTTAAACAACAGGCCCCGTTGAggcataatgtctgtttttgtaatgtatgtttatgtgagtgtgatgtttggtgtttatctgtgtatatgtcagacgtgctctgtgtatgtggaaaGGAATCTCCCcccggggacaataaagt harbors:
- the znf512b gene encoding zinc finger protein 512B isoform X1, producing MEIPGGPRFGKLSSAGLPRARPFKPGLQQDTVRASPAPETNNKHSPMFDDLTEGKKKSGRPKTEVQELKTIPAHLIAQWKEEFKRRSRVRCPCSGCWLEFPSIYGVKYHYQRCQGSTVAEKLSHGCPYCEAVFATKIRLEKHKLWNHPERTAKQPKDEEPKIHKSHVKSSVKKRPMENSPPSSVFFKVKKTHEASMPSQNGELSHQKADRKSHIQNQSSPNLHQSVPSVPAQLQSQSQSTSSDAGGSESEGGLPPSYPDEDPERMKHRRKQKTPKKFTGEQPSISGTFGLKGMTKVEEKLKAGRVKRSEGGTVTEEPQKRPTPVLSKKDPATTSSGVVPDTQWQRSISERGEVVCPTCSIVTRKTVQGLKKHMEICQKLQDALKCQQCHKQFRSKAGLNYHNMAEHTTKSSGNDDQTMGEHEERERLRRVLKQMGRIKCPSEGCSAHFSSLMGYQYHQKRCGRDSSEDDKPVFICQHCGKSYRSKAGKDYHIRTEHLSLTTNNTDTNNNTGKERESEKPTSGHKKEHCGLPEKRDWPDNTASQAKEKQKEPTVKDRDKEKGRVPVQPSQNNSSSADDFERTPSGRVRRRSAQVAVFHLQEIAEDELAKDWGTKRRIKDDLVPDTKRLNYTRPGLPHFSPELLESWKNQVKEKGFICCINENCEAVYSSVSGLKAHLANCSQGGGELGKYTCLICQKEFSSESGVKYHINKTHSQNWFRASDTQVVSSSSSSSGSSISKSKPSMENNLPKAEVRNGATAGKKRGRKPKERPLVASSPLTNTEASTTTQSSSSDESPSSTAPPSPAEVSEPTNVSATSGPDKLPDNSASRRIKPVKLSLSE
- the znf512b gene encoding zinc finger protein 512B isoform X2, coding for MGTSSKRGPMFDDLTEGKKKSGRPKTEVQELKTIPAHLIAQWKEEFKRRSRVRCPCSGCWLEFPSIYGVKYHYQRCQGSTVAEKLSHGCPYCEAVFATKIRLEKHKLWNHPERTAKQPKDEEPKIHKSHVKSSVKKRPMENSPPSSVFFKVKKTHEASMPSQNGELSHQKADRKSHIQNQSSPNLHQSVPSVPAQLQSQSQSTSSDAGGSESEGGLPPSYPDEDPERMKHRRKQKTPKKFTGEQPSISGTFGLKGMTKVEEKLKAGRVKRSEGGTVTEEPQKRPTPVLSKKDPATTSSGVVPDTQWQRSISERGEVVCPTCSIVTRKTVQGLKKHMEICQKLQDALKCQQCHKQFRSKAGLNYHNMAEHTTKSSGNDDQTMGEHEERERLRRVLKQMGRIKCPSEGCSAHFSSLMGYQYHQKRCGRDSSEDDKPVFICQHCGKSYRSKAGKDYHIRTEHLSLTTNNTDTNNNTGKERESEKPTSGHKKEHCGLPEKRDWPDNTASQAKEKQKEPTVKDRDKEKGRVPVQPSQNNSSSADDFERTPSGRVRRRSAQVAVFHLQEIAEDELAKDWGTKRRIKDDLVPDTKRLNYTRPGLPHFSPELLESWKNQVKEKGFICCINENCEAVYSSVSGLKAHLANCSQGGGELGKYTCLICQKEFSSESGVKYHINKTHSQNWFRASDTQVVSSSSSSSGSSISKSKPSMENNLPKAEVRNGATAGKKRGRKPKERPLVASSPLTNTEASTTTQSSSSDESPSSTAPPSPAEVSEPTNVSATSGPDKLPDNSASRRIKPVKLSLSE